One Actinospica robiniae DSM 44927 genomic region harbors:
- a CDS encoding LysM peptidoglycan-binding domain-containing protein, whose protein sequence is MTPAQPSSSPQRAATAVVYLVVLAAPVGFADAMGNPILHTLVYAQQAQLWSNTLLTDPSSAVDLFVQLVVDIGWLLWAPLALIVLFHTLCTLLRIPTTVLPRLLLRLTPAAAVNGVALAAASVAQAHSGTAHAAISQQAHAVEFQGRGQRANHVAGADFHTITPGKGHVVERGDTLWAIAESAYGRGQDWPEIYAANQQRSQPDGHQLNNPDLIQPGWKLTIPDNPADDPAAGTVRSAPNGAAVSPNAAVTTPATTGGVTAGTVGRPGPQTAAPTVPGPGRAVTAGTGATAPGASDPDIPAPAATNRPTHAVPFTTGWHLSGGGYVGITLLSAVATACVVLRRRALRAGRTAEIPDVARAMATIAGQAENAAEAGWDPELELPGASPPPLYTPRPSEIIHGTTRDGVDEAVLDPGQLPLTVYHGPGACEAAAALAISTLAPEGSHRLITTASLAHELIGATEDDKTDPGWLSLAPDAASALQQAADAPPTAAHGTTLLIAEAGDVTTPQITKVLGGRNDRLALLLLGTASHVQALSPTVVEIDHNGLPHKASGPRAAAFTGTRLHTLPRASAADIYQVLHNARSGQQVEPRIPSQALGEGREPGGAGGAQHDFEPADEDHLAGASVTPPAPRSHTTARPLELRILGPLQIANTDGDTLACPGYRQAQLLVYLALHPRGRTLEQITAEIWDSHNTSGANTAIHRVREFLTRSIAQLAPDLVAASGREAQPIIRTEHGLYRFNPKLVTMDHAAFSQLEAVARREHFHARKAELAAQALALLRGSLAEGLPEKDLEWLTSARNDLDGRAAALHVATQLPTP, encoded by the coding sequence ATGACTCCAGCCCAGCCATCCAGCTCGCCACAGCGGGCCGCAACCGCAGTGGTCTACCTCGTCGTCCTGGCCGCGCCCGTAGGGTTCGCGGACGCAATGGGCAATCCGATTTTGCACACGCTCGTCTATGCACAACAGGCGCAGCTGTGGTCGAACACTCTTCTCACTGACCCGTCCTCCGCTGTCGATCTGTTCGTGCAGCTGGTGGTCGATATCGGGTGGCTCTTGTGGGCGCCTTTGGCGCTCATCGTCCTCTTCCACACACTGTGCACGCTGCTGCGGATTCCCACGACCGTCCTTCCCAGGCTTCTGCTACGCCTCACTCCGGCAGCCGCCGTCAACGGCGTCGCCCTCGCCGCCGCATCGGTCGCCCAGGCCCACTCCGGCACCGCACATGCAGCAATCAGCCAGCAGGCGCACGCCGTCGAGTTCCAGGGCCGTGGCCAACGCGCGAACCACGTTGCTGGCGCTGACTTCCACACCATCACGCCCGGAAAAGGACACGTCGTCGAACGCGGCGACACGCTCTGGGCTATCGCCGAGAGTGCTTACGGCCGCGGCCAGGACTGGCCCGAGATCTATGCGGCGAACCAACAGCGCTCGCAGCCAGACGGGCACCAACTCAACAACCCGGACTTGATCCAACCCGGCTGGAAGCTGACCATCCCCGACAATCCGGCGGACGATCCCGCCGCAGGCACCGTCCGGTCGGCGCCCAACGGCGCCGCCGTTTCGCCGAACGCGGCTGTCACCACACCGGCCACCACCGGTGGGGTCACAGCGGGCACAGTGGGCCGCCCCGGCCCGCAAACCGCTGCCCCCACCGTGCCGGGCCCCGGACGGGCCGTAACGGCCGGAACCGGCGCGACAGCACCCGGCGCGTCCGACCCGGACATCCCGGCGCCCGCCGCCACGAACCGCCCCACCCATGCCGTGCCGTTCACGACCGGATGGCATCTCAGCGGTGGCGGATACGTCGGGATCACCCTCCTGTCCGCCGTCGCCACCGCCTGCGTCGTCCTCCGCCGTCGGGCGCTGCGAGCCGGTCGCACGGCGGAAATTCCGGACGTCGCCCGAGCCATGGCCACGATCGCCGGCCAGGCTGAGAACGCCGCGGAAGCAGGTTGGGACCCCGAGCTCGAACTCCCTGGCGCCAGCCCTCCGCCGCTCTACACCCCACGCCCCAGCGAGATCATCCACGGCACCACCCGCGACGGCGTCGACGAAGCAGTCCTCGACCCAGGCCAACTGCCGCTGACCGTCTACCACGGACCCGGTGCATGCGAAGCTGCGGCCGCGCTCGCCATCAGCACGCTTGCCCCCGAGGGTTCACACCGACTGATCACCACCGCCAGCCTTGCCCACGAGCTCATCGGCGCAACGGAGGACGACAAGACTGATCCCGGATGGCTGAGCCTCGCGCCCGACGCGGCATCAGCTCTCCAGCAGGCCGCCGATGCGCCGCCGACCGCGGCACACGGCACAACCCTCCTCATCGCAGAAGCGGGCGACGTCACCACACCACAGATCACCAAAGTGCTCGGTGGCCGCAACGATCGGCTCGCTCTGCTGCTCCTCGGAACAGCAAGCCACGTGCAAGCACTCTCGCCTACCGTCGTCGAGATCGACCACAACGGCCTGCCGCACAAAGCCAGCGGACCACGGGCCGCCGCATTCACCGGCACCCGCCTGCACACGCTCCCCCGCGCCAGCGCGGCAGACATCTACCAAGTGCTGCACAACGCCAGGTCCGGCCAACAGGTCGAGCCGCGCATCCCAAGCCAAGCCTTGGGAGAAGGCCGCGAACCCGGCGGCGCCGGCGGAGCCCAGCACGACTTTGAACCCGCCGACGAAGACCACCTCGCCGGCGCCAGCGTCACGCCGCCTGCTCCCCGTTCGCATACGACCGCGCGCCCACTCGAACTGCGCATTCTCGGTCCCTTGCAAATCGCCAACACCGACGGCGACACCCTCGCGTGCCCCGGATACCGCCAAGCGCAACTGCTAGTCTACCTCGCCCTTCACCCGCGCGGCCGAACACTCGAACAGATCACGGCGGAGATCTGGGACTCGCACAACACCAGCGGTGCCAACACCGCCATCCACCGCGTCCGCGAGTTCCTCACTCGTTCCATCGCGCAGCTCGCACCGGACCTCGTGGCAGCCAGTGGCCGCGAAGCCCAGCCGATCATCCGCACCGAGCACGGCCTCTACCGCTTCAACCCGAAGCTCGTCACCATGGACCACGCCGCCTTCAGCCAGCTCGAAGCCGTTGCGCGCCGCGAGCATTTCCACGCCCGTAAGGCCGAACTCGCCGCTCAGGCCCTCGCGCTACTTCGAGGAAGCCTGGCCGAGGGCCTGCCCGAGAAGGACCTGGAGTGGCTCACCTCCGCGCGTAATGACCTCGATGGCCGAGCAGCCGCTCTCCATGTTGCCACCCAGTTGCCTACTCCTTGA
- a CDS encoding pilus assembly protein TadG-related protein: MSKHADHSAPDDAERGSATIFFLIASTAVLLAIGLLVDVGETLAAKAAAVEQAQQAARTGAQQLNTDSLRAGTLVIDPARAAAAAVAYLHDQGDTGSTTVRGHDVVVQARHVYHNRILSFFGLHQFTATATGTAALVSGIANPGDINVPHLRGTGGAHP, from the coding sequence ATGAGCAAACACGCCGACCACAGTGCGCCGGACGACGCAGAACGCGGCTCGGCCACCATCTTCTTCCTCATCGCCTCCACCGCCGTCCTGCTCGCCATCGGCCTGCTCGTCGATGTCGGCGAGACCCTCGCCGCGAAAGCCGCCGCCGTCGAACAAGCCCAGCAAGCCGCCCGAACCGGCGCACAGCAACTGAACACCGACAGCCTCCGCGCCGGAACTCTCGTCATCGACCCGGCCCGCGCAGCTGCGGCAGCAGTGGCCTACCTACACGACCAAGGCGACACCGGCAGCACCACCGTGCGCGGTCACGACGTCGTCGTCCAGGCACGGCACGTCTATCACAACCGCATCCTCAGCTTCTTCGGGCTCCACCAATTCACGGCCACAGCGACCGGCACCGCCGCCCTGGTCTCCGGCATCGCCAACCCCGGCGATATCAACGTGCCACACCTGCGCGGCACGGGAGGAGCACACCCATGA
- a CDS encoding TadE/TadG family type IV pilus assembly protein — protein sequence MTTHRGSPPEPGSTTAHHRHRDERGSVTLEMVIAVVPLAVMLLLLTTGFIRQAHVRDLVDQAAQQAARAASLGPGYGDTARASQAASLILAGTHGCSTPRVSLTRDPVADAVTADVSCTVGLGDLFVAGFPGHQTISASATSPRDVYAPGGTP from the coding sequence ATGACGACCCATCGGGGTTCTCCCCCAGAGCCTGGCAGCACGACCGCCCACCATCGGCACCGCGACGAGCGCGGCTCCGTCACCCTCGAGATGGTCATCGCGGTCGTCCCGCTCGCCGTCATGCTCCTTCTGCTCACGACCGGCTTCATCCGCCAAGCTCACGTCCGTGACCTAGTCGACCAGGCGGCACAACAGGCCGCCCGGGCCGCGAGCCTCGGCCCCGGCTACGGCGACACGGCCCGAGCAAGCCAGGCCGCCAGCCTCATCCTCGCCGGCACACACGGATGCTCCACCCCACGCGTCAGCCTCACTCGCGACCCAGTCGCAGACGCCGTCACCGCCGACGTGTCATGCACCGTGGGACTCGGCGACCTCTTCGTCGCCGGGTTCCCGGGCCACCAGACGATCAGCGCGTCAGCCACCTCGCCCCGCGACGTCTACGCCCCGGGCGGCACCCCATGA
- a CDS encoding TadE/TadG family type IV pilus assembly protein — MPFLHATRRRERRPQAGDERGSVTLEFTLVAATLVALTLGAIQLALAGYAREAASFAADDALTEAQAYNGNPTSARALAVEMLGQFTQALTDPAVTVRRSANQASVTVTGSAVSLLGYTQTITVTDSGPVERFGAGG; from the coding sequence ATGCCCTTCCTGCACGCGACCAGACGCCGCGAACGCCGTCCACAGGCTGGGGACGAGCGCGGCTCAGTCACGCTTGAGTTCACGCTCGTCGCCGCCACCTTGGTTGCGCTGACCCTTGGTGCGATCCAACTCGCGCTGGCCGGCTACGCCCGCGAAGCCGCGTCCTTCGCCGCCGACGATGCGCTCACTGAAGCCCAGGCGTACAACGGAAACCCGACATCAGCACGCGCTCTCGCAGTGGAGATGCTCGGCCAGTTCACCCAAGCACTCACCGATCCTGCGGTCACAGTCCGCCGCAGCGCGAACCAGGCCAGCGTCACCGTCACCGGCAGCGCCGTCAGCCTGCTCGGCTACACGCAGACCATCACCGTGACCGACTCCGGCCCGGTCGAGCGATTCGGAGCGGGCGGATGA
- a CDS encoding type II secretion system F family protein, whose protein sequence is MLALAVCGASIGAGLAFAVGSILPRRTEQLSDATPEPYAPAKRTTAASVTIDSGPLTRAAVPLVPLAQRLGLPRPARRKDLDLLERDVATHLATQIATSAALGVLGMLFASALTLGGLHIPTTYMPLAIVIPALYGFTAPNQRLKAEAAEHREALRQATGSFLSLTSICLAAGSSLEEALTAAADAGDGPSPRQLRGALAYANAAHTPVWNAFADLGHRADVAELKELAAAVNLAGVEGARLRATLAAKAATLRFRLLSAREATEAATTEKTALPVALLMTGYLLFVVFPAASTALQSL, encoded by the coding sequence GTGCTCGCTCTCGCCGTTTGCGGCGCGTCGATCGGCGCTGGTCTGGCCTTCGCGGTCGGCAGCATCCTGCCCCGTCGCACGGAGCAGCTTTCGGACGCGACCCCCGAACCGTATGCGCCGGCAAAGCGGACCACCGCCGCGTCAGTGACGATCGACTCAGGTCCGCTCACCCGAGCCGCCGTACCGCTCGTACCGCTCGCCCAGCGGCTCGGCCTGCCTCGCCCGGCCCGCCGCAAAGACCTGGACCTGCTGGAACGAGACGTGGCGACACACCTCGCAACGCAGATCGCCACCTCCGCGGCGCTCGGGGTGCTCGGCATGCTGTTCGCATCCGCCCTCACCCTCGGCGGGCTCCATATCCCGACCACCTACATGCCGCTCGCAATCGTGATCCCGGCGCTCTACGGGTTCACCGCACCAAACCAGCGTCTCAAAGCCGAGGCAGCAGAGCACCGCGAGGCACTTCGCCAAGCGACCGGCAGTTTCCTGTCACTAACCTCCATCTGTCTGGCCGCAGGCTCATCGCTCGAAGAAGCGCTCACCGCGGCCGCCGACGCCGGCGACGGACCTTCCCCAAGGCAACTGCGTGGCGCGCTCGCCTACGCGAACGCCGCGCACACCCCGGTCTGGAACGCCTTCGCCGACCTCGGCCACCGAGCCGACGTCGCAGAGCTCAAGGAACTCGCCGCCGCCGTCAACCTGGCTGGCGTCGAGGGCGCACGCCTTCGCGCCACACTCGCCGCGAAGGCAGCCACCCTCCGCTTCCGCCTTCTGTCCGCGCGGGAAGCAACCGAAGCCGCCACCACCGAAAAGACCGCTCTGCCCGTCGCGCTGCTGATGACCGGCTACCTACTCTTCGTCGTCTTCCCCGCAGCCTCGACCGCTCTGCAATCCCTCTAG
- a CDS encoding type II secretion system F family protein produces the protein MSLLTIAVCGAACGGGLALVALTMVRPKTVVRANAPTRREPSAGRAPRPFSSRRALLAVISGFVLAAATSWVALLPIGAAAAFFLPPMLKSDGGSAALIARIDAIATFTELLRDTLVAASGIGQAITAAAASAPEEIAPEARRLAASIGDRRVPMVQALRAFGEELADPTGDLVVLSLMFAARHSARDLASLLSSLAGAAREEAAMRTRIEVARARSRTAVRMIIAVTLGLGAVLYALDGSFLAPYGSAMGQLVLLAIGGLFATGFAWLAKLTRPHQAPRLLRAAPPGDANVSIPAPRATPATSPALGG, from the coding sequence ATGAGCCTCCTGACGATTGCCGTGTGCGGCGCGGCGTGTGGAGGCGGTTTGGCTCTCGTGGCGCTCACGATGGTCCGACCGAAGACAGTCGTCCGTGCGAACGCGCCGACCCGGCGTGAGCCAAGCGCAGGCCGCGCGCCTCGGCCGTTCTCGTCGCGGCGTGCACTGCTCGCCGTCATCTCCGGCTTCGTGCTGGCAGCGGCGACCAGTTGGGTTGCCCTGCTGCCCATCGGTGCCGCGGCAGCGTTCTTTTTGCCGCCGATGCTCAAGAGCGACGGAGGGTCGGCCGCGTTGATCGCACGGATCGATGCGATCGCGACGTTCACCGAGCTGCTGCGCGACACACTGGTCGCGGCGTCCGGGATCGGCCAGGCAATCACCGCTGCTGCCGCCAGCGCCCCCGAGGAGATCGCCCCGGAAGCCAGGCGACTGGCCGCAAGCATCGGCGACCGGCGGGTGCCGATGGTTCAGGCATTGCGCGCCTTCGGCGAGGAGCTGGCCGACCCGACTGGAGACCTGGTGGTGCTCTCGTTGATGTTCGCGGCGCGCCACTCCGCTCGCGATCTCGCCTCGCTCCTCTCCAGCCTCGCCGGCGCTGCCCGAGAAGAGGCGGCAATGCGAACCCGGATCGAGGTCGCCAGGGCCCGAAGCCGCACCGCGGTCCGCATGATCATCGCGGTGACGCTCGGCCTCGGCGCGGTTCTGTACGCCCTCGACGGATCGTTCCTCGCGCCTTACGGAAGCGCCATGGGCCAACTCGTTCTCCTAGCGATCGGCGGTTTGTTCGCGACCGGCTTCGCCTGGCTCGCCAAGCTCACCCGGCCGCACCAAGCTCCGAGACTGCTGCGTGCCGCGCCCCCCGGCGACGCAAACGTGTCGATCCCAGCGCCACGAGCAACTCCTGCGACCAGCCCGGCCCTGGGAGGCTGA
- a CDS encoding CpaF family protein produces MDNVLVSPTAIPEPDGALAYRLPSALEEDLAQQLSTHIISIIAAQARESGVILPSQRRAEVVESLLSEELDSFAAACLRTGSAGLSPGGQQRVASRVRADVLGFGPLQHLLDDPDIETINAQGCDRVFTIRANGVRQRELALAADDDAFVELIRSLANSGGQERRFDKAVAQLNAQLPDGSRLFASIGVCKRPVLSIRRHRLADTTLKELVAKGLSGEELAAFLAALVGARFNLLISGGTGAGKTTLLRALAAELPATERLVIIEDTYELGLDELEHRHADVVSFQAREANTEGEGRVTQAELVRCALRLSPDRVLVGEVRGDELVPMCNAMNLGLDGSMTTVHASSSGQVSQRLINIGLQAPERLSPEATVALVASAVDFIIQLDRADDGVRVIGSIREVCGSEGAQLTTNEVYRPGPNGRARYATRCEQRTLNRLEAAGYDLATWRKVTV; encoded by the coding sequence GTGGACAACGTGCTCGTCTCCCCGACGGCGATTCCCGAGCCGGACGGAGCGCTGGCCTACCGGCTGCCGAGCGCGCTGGAGGAAGATCTCGCGCAGCAGCTGAGTACGCACATCATCTCGATCATCGCGGCGCAGGCCCGTGAGTCCGGTGTCATCCTTCCGTCGCAGCGCCGGGCGGAAGTGGTCGAATCGCTCCTCAGCGAAGAGCTCGATTCGTTCGCGGCCGCGTGCCTGCGAACAGGATCTGCTGGTCTATCGCCTGGCGGGCAGCAGCGGGTGGCCTCGCGCGTGCGTGCGGATGTGCTGGGCTTCGGCCCGCTCCAACACCTGCTCGACGACCCGGATATCGAGACGATCAACGCGCAAGGCTGCGATCGCGTCTTCACGATCCGCGCGAACGGCGTCCGCCAGCGCGAGCTGGCTCTAGCCGCGGACGACGACGCATTCGTGGAGCTGATCCGGTCCCTAGCGAATTCGGGCGGACAGGAACGGCGGTTCGACAAGGCCGTCGCCCAGCTGAACGCGCAACTGCCGGACGGGTCGCGGCTGTTCGCCTCGATCGGAGTGTGCAAACGCCCCGTCTTGTCCATCCGCCGGCACCGCCTGGCGGACACGACGCTCAAGGAGCTGGTAGCGAAGGGCTTGTCTGGTGAGGAACTCGCCGCATTCCTCGCCGCCCTCGTCGGAGCACGCTTCAACCTGCTGATCTCCGGCGGAACGGGAGCAGGCAAGACGACGCTGCTTCGTGCGCTGGCCGCCGAACTGCCGGCCACCGAGCGACTCGTCATCATCGAGGACACCTACGAACTCGGGTTGGACGAGCTCGAACATCGCCACGCGGACGTCGTCTCCTTCCAAGCCCGCGAGGCGAACACCGAAGGCGAGGGCCGGGTCACCCAGGCTGAACTGGTGCGCTGCGCGCTTCGCCTGAGCCCCGACCGCGTGCTCGTCGGCGAGGTCCGGGGCGATGAGCTGGTACCGATGTGCAACGCGATGAACCTTGGGCTGGACGGCTCGATGACGACCGTGCACGCCTCGTCCTCAGGACAGGTCTCACAGCGGCTGATCAATATCGGGCTGCAGGCTCCCGAACGGCTCTCACCCGAGGCCACGGTGGCGCTGGTGGCGTCCGCGGTGGACTTCATCATTCAGCTCGATCGCGCCGACGACGGCGTTCGCGTAATCGGCTCGATCCGCGAAGTCTGCGGTTCGGAAGGCGCGCAGCTGACGACGAACGAGGTCTACCGTCCCGGGCCAAACGGGCGTGCACGCTACGCGACCCGCTGCGAGCAGCGCACGCTCAACCGGCTCGAGGCTGCAGGCTACGACCTCGCGACCTGGCGGAAGGTGACGGTATGA
- a CDS encoding SAF domain-containing protein, with the protein MLSFTRATELLRTSSAVRYSAAGVAVVGGAMGAAVLGSPAHTHVLVASTDLPAGSVLTAADFKEVDVTQPGTQSLSATQEDAVVGRQLKIELPAGALLLPADLGTFPPAGYAQVSLLLHPGQFPQDLQNGQRVGIYPMSNTEDATEAGASSAAGSLASSAAAPLTGEVLSMSPTSDSQGGTVVELLVPAAQAQSVATAASAALVGLGAGGM; encoded by the coding sequence GTGCTGTCCTTCACTCGCGCGACCGAGCTTCTGCGCACTTCGTCTGCCGTCAGGTATTCGGCTGCCGGTGTCGCGGTGGTCGGTGGGGCCATGGGCGCAGCAGTGCTGGGTTCGCCAGCCCACACGCACGTCCTGGTCGCCTCCACCGATCTTCCGGCGGGCAGCGTGCTGACCGCGGCGGACTTCAAGGAGGTCGATGTAACGCAACCTGGCACGCAATCGCTCTCAGCAACACAGGAGGACGCGGTCGTCGGTCGCCAACTGAAGATCGAGCTTCCGGCCGGCGCCCTCCTGCTCCCCGCCGACCTCGGGACGTTCCCGCCAGCGGGGTACGCGCAGGTTTCTCTGCTGCTCCACCCCGGCCAGTTCCCGCAGGATCTGCAGAACGGACAACGCGTCGGCATCTACCCGATGAGCAACACCGAGGACGCAACCGAGGCTGGAGCATCGTCCGCAGCCGGGAGTCTCGCCTCGTCGGCCGCTGCGCCGCTGACCGGCGAAGTCCTGTCAATGTCTCCGACGTCAGACTCCCAGGGCGGGACGGTCGTGGAACTGCTGGTCCCTGCCGCCCAGGCGCAGTCCGTAGCGACTGCCGCAAGCGCCGCACTCGTCGGCTTGGGCGCGGGTGGGATGTGA
- a CDS encoding flavoprotein, translating to MSTHDVESPRPLLYLIVCGTPRTGQTPQLVSLLQAAGWRVAVVATPAGLGFLDVPTVEELTGFPVRSEYKRPGEPDVLPPANAMAVCPATFNTINAWAAGIANTLALGLITEAPGMGVPVVAAPALNQAQESHPAFRRSVDVLRSYGVEVLYGEGIYVPAPPRTGGRPFPLEILVGALAKHLGG from the coding sequence GTGAGCACACACGATGTCGAAAGCCCTCGGCCGCTGCTCTACCTCATCGTCTGCGGTACGCCCCGAACCGGGCAGACCCCGCAGCTGGTGTCGCTGCTTCAGGCGGCGGGCTGGCGTGTCGCGGTGGTCGCCACGCCAGCAGGTCTCGGCTTCCTCGATGTTCCGACGGTCGAGGAGCTGACCGGTTTCCCCGTCCGCTCGGAATACAAGAGGCCCGGCGAGCCCGACGTGCTGCCACCCGCTAACGCCATGGCTGTCTGCCCTGCGACCTTCAACACGATCAACGCCTGGGCCGCCGGGATCGCGAACACGCTCGCCCTCGGCCTGATCACCGAGGCTCCCGGTATGGGCGTCCCCGTGGTGGCGGCGCCCGCGCTCAACCAAGCCCAGGAATCGCACCCGGCCTTCCGGCGAAGTGTCGACGTCCTGCGGTCGTACGGGGTCGAAGTGCTCTACGGGGAGGGCATCTACGTGCCGGCGCCACCCAGGACGGGGGGCCGACCGTTCCCGCTGGAGATTCTGGTCGGTGCCCTCGCGAAGCATCTCGGTGGGTGA
- a CDS encoding helix-turn-helix transcriptional regulator, with amino-acid sequence MAFGEQIRDLRVARGMSQADLAAELNRLSGWDTITRQYVSRWESDKRRPRTELRRHLAQALGVSVSDLTDMNRRTLLAAALPLFDAAHVAPIREALHAIEAVTGIYEQTMPSPASISQIERDTAAICACFQQSRYAELVSRLPKLLADAQLAARTTEASDRDRARAAMSTAYQVAASTLWKFGESDLAWLAAERGFRIAEALDDPLLLSNGARRLARGLMATGHHREAMRLIRADMDRLDGGLGRGNAAYLSIYGMLPLTGSVIAAKLGDLQEARAFLTDGERVAQRLGHDRNEHWTAFGPTNAVIHTVSVLVDFGEHGEAVAVSRKLDPVALAKLPTERQTSLYIDLAKAEYGRGRHQTALPLLLRAEQAAPQEIKARPACCELIGEMRRHWPGKPPETLVGLADRAGLPT; translated from the coding sequence ATGGCATTCGGCGAGCAGATCCGTGATCTCCGCGTGGCCCGGGGCATGAGCCAGGCCGATCTTGCCGCTGAGCTGAACAGACTCAGCGGATGGGACACGATCACCCGCCAGTACGTCAGCCGCTGGGAATCCGACAAGCGCCGCCCTCGGACCGAGCTTCGCCGACATCTGGCACAAGCCCTCGGTGTGTCGGTGTCAGACTTGACCGACATGAACCGTCGGACGCTCCTTGCCGCCGCGCTCCCGCTGTTTGACGCCGCGCACGTCGCACCGATCAGGGAAGCGCTGCATGCGATCGAAGCAGTCACCGGCATCTACGAGCAGACCATGCCCAGTCCCGCCTCCATCTCGCAGATTGAGCGCGATACCGCCGCGATCTGCGCCTGCTTCCAGCAGTCCCGGTACGCCGAACTCGTCAGCCGGCTGCCGAAGCTTCTCGCGGACGCCCAACTCGCCGCTCGCACAACCGAAGCGTCGGACAGGGATCGGGCACGCGCCGCAATGTCGACGGCTTACCAGGTGGCCGCCTCCACCCTGTGGAAGTTCGGAGAGTCGGACCTGGCCTGGCTCGCCGCAGAGCGCGGATTCCGCATTGCAGAAGCGCTCGACGATCCGCTGCTGCTCTCCAACGGTGCTCGCCGCCTGGCTCGCGGACTCATGGCCACGGGACATCATCGGGAAGCGATGCGGCTCATCCGAGCCGACATGGATCGGCTCGACGGCGGGCTCGGTCGCGGGAACGCGGCCTACCTGAGCATCTACGGCATGCTGCCGCTCACCGGCTCCGTCATCGCAGCGAAGCTCGGTGATCTGCAGGAAGCGCGGGCATTTCTTACTGACGGCGAACGTGTCGCGCAGCGCCTCGGTCACGACCGCAACGAGCACTGGACGGCGTTCGGCCCGACCAATGCCGTAATCCACACCGTCTCGGTGCTCGTCGATTTCGGGGAGCATGGGGAGGCGGTCGCCGTTTCGAGGAAGCTTGATCCCGTCGCACTGGCGAAGCTGCCGACCGAGCGTCAGACGAGCCTGTACATCGACCTGGCAAAAGCCGAGTACGGCCGTGGCCGGCACCAGACAGCACTACCGCTGCTCCTGCGCGCTGAGCAGGCAGCACCGCAGGAGATCAAAGCTCGGCCGGCATGCTGCGAGCTCATTGGTGAGATGAGGCGGCACTGGCCGGGGAAGCCGCCCGAGACGCTGGTGGGCCTCGCGGATAGGGCAGGATTACCGACGTGA